The genomic segment GCCATCTCGATCGCCGCCTGCGCGACATGGCGGCCGGCGTGCAGCATCAGCGCGAACCCCGACGATCCTCCGGCGATCGTCAGAAGGTCGGCGCGGTCCATTTCAGCGGGCGTCAAAAGTTCCATGCCCAATTCCCGGTACAGTCGCCTGCAGCGAAGGCAGCATCATCGGTGCGAGACCGGACAAAACCTTCAAATGCACAAGACATGAGCTGATTGCTGAATAATTAATCAGGCAAAGCTCATTTTGCATCCGCTCAGTGAGCCATGCGGGCGATTAATATCCTGATAAAGCTTCATAATCGGCCAGTGCGCAAATTGGCACGGACCCTGCTTTTACGGAAGCCAGTTTCGATCCCTCGCGCTCGCCTCTTGTAGGCGGGGTGTGCGCGATCGTCTCTGAGTTCCGGCCTGGCGGGGCTTGGGGGCGGTGTTGCTCACCCATTCGGCCGCGGCGTTATCGATCAACTGCGCAGCGTCGCGCAATCTGGCATACACATGCCGACTCACGACGTGGGAAGTCCGGGGAGAGTGTAAGTGAAGAAGATCGAAGCCATCATCAAGCCGTTCAAGCTCGACGAGGTCAAAGAAGCGCTGCAGGAAGTCGGATTGCAGGGGATCACGGTCACGGAAGCCAAGGGCTTCGGCCGGCAGAAGGGCCACGCCGAATTGTATCGCGGCGCTGAATACATCGTCGACTTCCTGCCCAAGGTGAAAATCGAGATCGTGATCGCCGACGACCTGGTCGAGAAAGCGATCGACGCCATCCGGCGCGCCGCCCAGACCGGCCGCATCGGCGACGGCAAGATTTTCGTCTCCAACATCGAAGAAGCCATCCGCATCAGGACGGGCGAATCCGGACTGGACGCCATCTAAGCACCCGGCCTATCAACCCTCGCCTGATCGCATCACCTGGCGGCCGATCCGGCCGCCATTTCACGACGACCCGTAGCAAAGGGGTACTCATGACGACCGCTAAAGAAGTCCTGAAATCCATCAAGGACAACGACGTGAAATACGTCGATCTGCGTTTCACCGATCCGCGCGGCAAGTGGCAGCATGTCACCTTCGACGTGTCGATGATCGACGAGGAGATCTTCTCCGAAGGCACCATGTTCGACGGCTCCTCGATCGCCGGTTGGAAGGCGATCAACGAGTCCGACATGACGCTGATGCCCGATCCGGCGACCGCCACGATCGATCCGTTCTTCGCAGAGACCACCATGGTGATCACCTGCGACATCCTCGAGCCGTCGACCGGCGAGCCCTACAACCGCGACCCGCGCGG from the Rhodopseudomonas palustris genome contains:
- a CDS encoding P-II family nitrogen regulator translates to MKKIEAIIKPFKLDEVKEALQEVGLQGITVTEAKGFGRQKGHAELYRGAEYIVDFLPKVKIEIVIADDLVEKAIDAIRRAAQTGRIGDGKIFVSNIEEAIRIRTGESGLDAI